Proteins found in one Planctomycetes bacterium MalM25 genomic segment:
- the iolA gene encoding Methylmalonate semialdehyde dehydrogenase [acylating], with the protein MSATATPSVVPLLRGGEWVEPAADAWEEVYNPSTGEVIARTPMVGADEVDLTVRSAAAALQEWADTPVVERARVMFRMRALMEQRYEEIATLVTREHGKTIAEARAEVNRGVEMVEFASGIPSLLMGDTLPDIARGVDAECVRHPVGVCVGITPYNFPNMVPLWMFPVALTCGNTFVLKPSEKTPLSAVLLGELLEEAGLPPGVFNVVHGGRDCVEALCTHPDVAAISFVGSTPIAKIVYETGTAHGKRVQAAGGAKNHLIILPDADMDQTVKQLGASAYGCAGQRCMAGSVAVAVGSAGDPLVEGLVDLGKSMKVGPSDPAASADAESVGMGPLIRDDHRQRVASYLDIAKEDGADVVLDGREASTGDGFVLGPSVVDRVAPAMRVAKEEIFGPVLSVSRVATLEDALALGDECEFGNGAVIFTRDGHAAREFKRRFNAGMIGVNVGVPAPMAWFPFTGWNRSFFGDLHIQGTEGIQFYTRQKVTLTRWPRTDESHLDPVWREQRAV; encoded by the coding sequence ATGTCCGCCACCGCCACGCCCTCTGTCGTCCCGCTGCTGAGAGGTGGCGAGTGGGTCGAACCCGCCGCCGACGCCTGGGAGGAGGTCTACAACCCCTCGACCGGCGAAGTGATCGCCCGCACGCCGATGGTCGGCGCCGACGAGGTCGACCTCACCGTGCGGTCCGCCGCCGCGGCGCTGCAAGAGTGGGCGGACACGCCGGTCGTCGAGCGCGCCCGGGTGATGTTCCGGATGCGGGCGTTGATGGAACAGCGTTACGAAGAGATCGCCACGCTCGTCACGCGCGAGCACGGCAAGACGATCGCCGAGGCCCGCGCCGAGGTGAACCGGGGCGTCGAGATGGTCGAGTTCGCCAGCGGCATCCCCTCGCTGCTCATGGGCGACACGCTGCCCGACATCGCGCGCGGCGTCGACGCGGAGTGCGTGCGCCACCCGGTCGGCGTGTGCGTCGGCATCACGCCGTACAACTTCCCGAACATGGTGCCGCTGTGGATGTTCCCGGTGGCGCTGACGTGCGGCAACACGTTCGTGCTGAAGCCGTCGGAGAAGACGCCCCTCTCCGCGGTGCTGCTCGGCGAGCTGCTCGAGGAGGCGGGCCTCCCCCCCGGCGTGTTCAACGTGGTCCACGGCGGGCGCGACTGCGTCGAGGCGCTCTGCACGCACCCCGACGTGGCGGCCATCTCGTTTGTCGGCTCAACGCCGATCGCGAAGATCGTCTACGAGACCGGCACCGCGCACGGCAAGCGGGTCCAGGCGGCCGGCGGCGCCAAGAACCATCTGATCATCCTGCCCGACGCCGACATGGATCAAACGGTCAAGCAACTCGGCGCCAGCGCCTACGGCTGCGCCGGCCAACGCTGCATGGCGGGGAGCGTCGCCGTGGCGGTCGGTTCAGCGGGCGACCCGCTCGTTGAGGGGCTGGTCGATCTGGGCAAGTCGATGAAGGTCGGCCCCAGCGACCCGGCCGCCTCGGCGGATGCCGAGTCGGTTGGCATGGGCCCGCTGATCCGCGACGACCACCGCCAACGCGTCGCCTCGTATCTCGACATCGCCAAAGAGGACGGCGCCGACGTGGTGCTCGACGGCCGCGAGGCGTCCACCGGCGACGGCTTTGTGCTCGGTCCGAGCGTCGTCGACCGCGTGGCGCCGGCGATGCGGGTCGCCAAGGAGGAGATCTTCGGCCCGGTCCTGAGCGTGTCGCGCGTCGCCACGCTCGAGGACGCCCTCGCGCTGGGCGACGAGTGCGAGTTCGGCAACGGCGCCGTCATCTTCACCCGCGACGGCCACGCCGCCCGCGAGTTCAAACGCCGCTTCAACGCCGGCATGATCGGCGTGAACGTCGGCGTGCCCGCGCCGATGGCCTGGTTCCCGTTCACCGGCTGGAACCGCTCGTTCTTCGGCGACCTGCACATCCAGGGGACCGAGGGCATCCAGTTCTACACCCGCCAGAAGGTAACCCTCACCCGCTGGCCGCGGACCGACGAGTCGCACCTCGACCCGGTGTGGCGTGAGCAGCGCGCCGTCTAG
- a CDS encoding N-carbamoyl-D-amino acid hydrolase codes for MARPVRGALIQATTCEPNTSPVAKIKQAMIDKHVGMIEEAAGQGAQVVCLQELFYGPYFCAEQDAKWYDLTERVPDGPTVKLMQELAKKHELVLVVPMYEEEITGVYYNTAAVIDANGEYLGKFRKIHIPQCNPGFWEKFYFRPGNLGYPVFDTAVGKVGVYICYDRHFPDGARCLGLNGAEIVFNPSATVAGLSEYLWTIEQPAHAVANQYFVGAINRPGWEEPWRIGEFYGQSYFCDPRGQFIAKSDKRTEDDIVVVDMDLDQIREVRNTWQFFRDRRPETYGAITDA; via the coding sequence ATGGCCCGACCCGTCCGCGGCGCCCTCATCCAGGCGACCACCTGCGAACCGAACACCTCGCCGGTCGCGAAGATCAAACAGGCGATGATCGATAAGCACGTCGGCATGATCGAGGAGGCGGCGGGGCAGGGCGCCCAGGTCGTCTGCCTGCAGGAGCTGTTCTACGGCCCCTACTTCTGCGCGGAGCAGGACGCCAAGTGGTACGACCTCACCGAGCGCGTCCCCGACGGCCCGACCGTGAAGCTCATGCAGGAGCTTGCCAAGAAGCACGAGCTGGTGCTAGTCGTCCCGATGTACGAAGAGGAGATCACGGGCGTCTACTACAACACGGCCGCCGTGATCGACGCCAATGGCGAGTACCTCGGCAAGTTCCGCAAGATCCACATCCCGCAGTGCAATCCGGGCTTCTGGGAGAAGTTCTACTTCCGCCCGGGGAACCTCGGTTACCCGGTCTTCGACACGGCCGTGGGCAAGGTGGGCGTCTACATCTGCTACGACCGCCACTTCCCGGATGGGGCCCGCTGCCTCGGCCTGAACGGGGCGGAGATCGTCTTCAACCCGTCGGCGACCGTCGCGGGCCTGAGCGAATACCTCTGGACAATCGAGCAGCCCGCCCACGCCGTAGCGAACCAGTACTTCGTCGGCGCGATCAACCGACCCGGCTGGGAAGAGCCGTGGCGGATCGGCGAGTTCTACGGGCAGAGCTACTTCTGCGACCCCCGCGGCCAGTTCATCGCGAAGAGCGACAAGCGGACCGAGGACGACATCGTGGTGGTCGATATGGACCTCGACCAGATCCGCGAGGTCCGCAACACCTGGCAGTTCTTCCGCGACCGCCGGCCGGAGACCTACGGGGCGATCACCGATGCGTGA
- the pucK gene encoding Uric acid permease PucK: MSQQLLYGLDDKPPLARAVVLGVQHVLTMFGSTVAVPLLLAGPMGMDATQTALLISSVMLCSGVATLLQATFGSRLPIIQGVSFSFLAAFSGVIIPTVLRPVSEGGLGGDGAMCMQYIAGAVIVGALIEMGLGFSGLVGGIRQFLSPVVVGPVIMLIGLALYGAGAPVAASDWPISLLTMALIISFSLVFARKLLVFRLFPMLLAILTAVGVCHLGTVLGWYGEGHAARVSFDAMQSAEWFRTSSVLFPWGPPAFHTAFIIAVLAGYLASMIESFGDYHACSHMAGGGDPTPEQVSRGIGFEGVGCALTGVFGGFSSTSYSENVGLVGLTKVGSRYVVQIAGVLLILLGLFGKFGAIAAAIPQPVVGGLYCVMFGLISAVGVRQFAKADLNSDRNLLIGGFALFMGLSVPAYFNSDAGAALLASAPTGLGDVLGALGKTGMAVAAVLGIVLDNLIPGTPAERGLTPPPGVLVPEAADIDQVEITGA; the protein is encoded by the coding sequence ATGAGCCAACAACTCCTCTACGGCCTCGACGACAAGCCGCCCCTGGCTCGGGCGGTGGTGCTCGGGGTGCAGCATGTGCTCACGATGTTCGGCTCGACCGTCGCCGTGCCGCTGCTGTTGGCGGGGCCGATGGGGATGGACGCGACGCAGACCGCGCTGCTGATCTCGTCGGTCATGCTCTGCAGCGGCGTGGCGACGCTCTTGCAGGCGACCTTCGGCTCGCGGTTGCCGATCATCCAGGGGGTCAGCTTCTCGTTCCTCGCGGCGTTTAGCGGTGTCATTATCCCGACCGTGCTGCGACCGGTCAGCGAAGGGGGGCTCGGCGGTGACGGCGCCATGTGCATGCAGTACATCGCCGGCGCGGTGATCGTCGGCGCGCTGATCGAGATGGGGCTCGGCTTCTCCGGCCTTGTCGGCGGCATCCGGCAGTTCCTCTCGCCCGTGGTCGTGGGGCCGGTGATCATGCTGATCGGCCTGGCGCTGTACGGCGCCGGTGCGCCGGTCGCCGCGAGTGATTGGCCGATCAGCCTGCTGACGATGGCGTTGATCATCAGCTTCTCGCTGGTCTTCGCGCGCAAGCTGCTCGTCTTTCGGCTCTTCCCGATGCTGCTGGCGATCCTCACGGCGGTTGGCGTCTGCCACCTCGGCACGGTGCTCGGCTGGTACGGCGAGGGCCACGCCGCGCGGGTCTCGTTCGACGCGATGCAGAGCGCCGAGTGGTTCCGCACCTCAAGCGTCCTCTTCCCGTGGGGCCCGCCCGCGTTCCACACGGCGTTCATCATCGCCGTGCTGGCGGGGTACCTGGCCTCGATGATCGAGTCGTTCGGCGACTACCACGCGTGCAGCCACATGGCCGGCGGCGGCGACCCGACTCCCGAGCAGGTGTCACGCGGCATCGGTTTTGAGGGCGTCGGCTGTGCGCTGACCGGCGTGTTCGGCGGGTTCAGTTCGACGAGCTATTCCGAGAACGTCGGCCTGGTCGGCCTCACCAAGGTCGGCAGCCGCTACGTCGTGCAGATCGCGGGCGTGCTGCTGATCCTGCTCGGGCTGTTTGGCAAGTTCGGCGCGATCGCTGCCGCGATCCCGCAGCCGGTCGTCGGCGGGCTGTACTGCGTGATGTTCGGCCTGATCTCCGCGGTCGGCGTGCGGCAGTTCGCCAAGGCGGACCTCAACAGCGACCGCAACCTGCTCATCGGCGGCTTCGCCCTCTTCATGGGCCTCAGCGTGCCCGCTTACTTCAACAGCGACGCGGGCGCCGCGCTGCTCGCCTCGGCGCCGACGGGCCTGGGCGACGTGCTCGGCGCGCTCGGCAAGACCGGCATGGCGGTCGCCGCGGTGCTCGGCATCGTCCTCGATAACCTGATCCCCGGCACCCCCGCCGAACGCGGCCTCACCCCACCCCCGGGCGTGCTGGTGCCCGAAGCGGCCGACATCGACCAAGTGGAGATCACCGGAGCTTAA
- the dgdA gene encoding 2,2-dialkylglycine decarboxylase, whose protein sequence is MKHQLPICDHTPTPYDGPSRDEVIALRKQYVSPGVLTYYKEPLMVVEGNMQYVWDEKGTRYLDAFAGIVTVSVGHCHPKVIEKVQQQTGKLQHTTTIYLHPTIGQFAEKLADKMPDGLDKTYFTNSGSEANEVAILSAREHTGNTEVIALRNGYHGGTSTAMGLTAHGNWKFKSNQAGGIHHTHGGYCYRCPYGLEYPSCDLKCARDIKEVIEYQTSGEVACFIGEPIQGVGGTVVPPKEYFQIVYDIVRAHGGVCIADEVQGGFGRTGEHFWAHQNYGVVPDAVTMAKGIGNGAPLGAFTTTAEISQVMTNRVHFNTYGGNPISMTQGLATLEVIEEEGIQENAKVVGGHLKERLLELQEKHPLIGDVRGMGLMLGVELVRDRQSKEPANTEAADIMERLKELGVLIGRGGLYGNTLRIKPPMCLTKDDANYLADCLDTALDELTR, encoded by the coding sequence ATGAAGCATCAACTCCCGATCTGCGACCACACGCCCACGCCGTACGACGGCCCGTCGCGCGACGAGGTGATCGCCCTCCGCAAGCAGTACGTGTCGCCCGGCGTGCTGACTTACTACAAGGAGCCCCTCATGGTCGTCGAGGGGAACATGCAGTACGTGTGGGACGAGAAGGGGACGCGCTACCTCGACGCCTTCGCGGGGATCGTCACCGTGAGCGTCGGGCACTGCCACCCGAAGGTCATTGAGAAGGTCCAGCAGCAGACCGGCAAGCTGCAGCACACGACCACCATCTACCTGCACCCGACCATCGGCCAATTCGCCGAGAAGCTCGCCGATAAAATGCCCGACGGGCTCGACAAGACCTACTTCACCAACTCCGGAAGCGAGGCGAACGAGGTCGCCATCCTCTCCGCCCGCGAGCACACCGGCAACACCGAAGTGATCGCCCTCCGCAACGGCTACCACGGCGGCACCTCGACCGCGATGGGGCTCACGGCGCACGGCAACTGGAAGTTCAAGTCGAATCAGGCGGGTGGCATCCATCACACGCACGGCGGCTACTGTTACCGCTGCCCGTACGGGCTCGAGTACCCCTCGTGCGACCTGAAGTGCGCCCGCGACATCAAGGAGGTCATCGAGTACCAAACGTCGGGCGAGGTCGCCTGCTTCATCGGCGAGCCGATCCAGGGCGTCGGCGGCACGGTCGTCCCGCCGAAGGAGTACTTCCAGATCGTCTACGACATCGTCCGCGCGCACGGCGGCGTCTGCATCGCCGACGAGGTCCAAGGGGGCTTCGGCCGCACGGGCGAGCACTTCTGGGCTCACCAGAACTACGGGGTCGTGCCGGACGCCGTCACCATGGCCAAAGGCATCGGCAACGGCGCCCCGCTCGGCGCCTTCACGACGACCGCTGAGATCTCTCAGGTGATGACCAACCGCGTCCACTTCAACACGTACGGCGGCAACCCGATCAGCATGACCCAGGGCCTCGCGACCCTCGAGGTGATCGAGGAGGAGGGCATCCAAGAGAACGCCAAGGTCGTGGGCGGCCACCTCAAGGAGCGGCTCCTCGAGCTGCAGGAGAAGCACCCCCTGATCGGCGACGTCCGCGGCATGGGCCTGATGCTCGGCGTCGAACTGGTCCGCGACCGCCAGTCGAAGGAGCCCGCCAACACCGAGGCGGCCGACATCATGGAACGGCTCAAGGAACTCGGCGTGCTGATCGGCAGGGGGGGCCTGTACGGCAACACCCTGCGGATCAAGCCGCCGATGTGCCTCACCAAGGACGACGCCAACTACCTCGCCGACTGCCTCGACACGGCGCTCGACGAATTGACAAGATGA
- the preA gene encoding NAD-dependent dihydropyrimidine dehydrogenase subunit PreA, producing MPTLETTVDGLKLPNPFVIGSGPPGTNGKVIGRAFDDGWGGVICKTVSLDASKVINVQPRYGRLRSRESGEIYGWENLELISDRPFEKWLDEFKALKDSHPEGVLIASIMEEYNKDAWQEIVQRCEEAGVDSFELNMSCPHGMPERRMGAAVGEDPELLEEVCGWVMEVATKPVWAKMTPNVTHIEDPARASLRAGCQGVAAINTIRSVIGVDLETLRPEPNVEGYTTPGGYSCQAVKPIALRMCMEIATMLQQEFPGRTLSGIGGVETGADAAQFILLGSHTVQVCTGVMKMGYRCVQPMCEDLLAFMEKHNFETLDDFRGKSLPYFTTHSDLVKRQAEARVAKKALSQAKQPDAKKMIKGDEEWSGDDFVDQSDALARG from the coding sequence ATGCCCACGCTCGAAACCACCGTCGACGGCCTCAAGCTGCCCAACCCGTTCGTCATCGGTTCGGGCCCCCCCGGGACCAACGGCAAGGTCATCGGCCGCGCGTTCGACGACGGCTGGGGTGGCGTGATCTGCAAGACGGTCAGCCTCGACGCCTCGAAGGTGATCAACGTCCAGCCACGCTACGGCCGCTTGCGCTCGCGCGAGTCGGGCGAGATCTACGGCTGGGAGAACCTCGAGCTGATCAGCGACCGACCGTTCGAGAAGTGGCTCGACGAGTTCAAGGCGCTCAAGGACTCGCACCCCGAGGGCGTGCTGATCGCCTCGATCATGGAGGAGTACAACAAGGACGCCTGGCAGGAGATCGTCCAGCGCTGCGAGGAGGCGGGCGTCGACTCCTTCGAACTCAACATGAGCTGCCCCCACGGCATGCCCGAACGCCGGATGGGCGCCGCGGTGGGCGAGGACCCCGAGCTGCTGGAGGAGGTCTGCGGCTGGGTCATGGAGGTCGCCACCAAACCGGTCTGGGCCAAGATGACGCCGAACGTGACCCACATCGAAGACCCCGCGAGGGCCTCGTTGCGGGCCGGCTGCCAGGGCGTCGCCGCGATCAACACGATCCGCAGCGTCATCGGCGTCGACCTCGAAACGCTCCGCCCCGAGCCGAACGTCGAGGGCTACACCACCCCCGGCGGCTACTCGTGCCAGGCGGTGAAGCCGATCGCCCTGCGGATGTGCATGGAGATCGCCACGATGCTGCAGCAGGAGTTCCCCGGCCGCACGCTCAGCGGCATCGGCGGGGTGGAGACCGGCGCCGACGCGGCCCAGTTCATCCTGCTCGGCTCCCACACCGTACAGGTCTGCACGGGCGTGATGAAGATGGGCTACCGCTGCGTGCAGCCGATGTGCGAGGACCTCTTGGCCTTCATGGAGAAGCACAACTTCGAGACCCTCGACGACTTCCGCGGCAAGAGCCTCCCGTACTTCACCACGCACTCCGACCTGGTCAAACGCCAAGCCGAAGCCCGCGTCGCCAAGAAGGCCCTATCTCAAGCAAAGCAGCCCGACGCCAAGAAGATGATCAAGGGCGACGAGGAGTGGTCCGGCGACGACTTCGTGGATCAGTCGGATGCGCTGGCGCGGGGATAG
- a CDS encoding DinB superfamily protein, with product MNEQLITVYRFMIATIERLMEDVGEDQVAHQPPAAEGEAGVNPPGWILGHLALVNDMATARLGGEGGLVPESWAAEFGPGSSPEPIADAYPPMAELLAKLNETADNLAARAATVDLSTLTEENPFEPLRAGLPTLGDLIAHILSTHIGMHVGHLSNWRRQMGFPPLF from the coding sequence ATGAACGAGCAGTTGATCACGGTCTACCGATTCATGATCGCCACGATCGAGCGGTTGATGGAGGACGTCGGCGAGGACCAAGTCGCCCATCAGCCACCGGCTGCTGAAGGAGAGGCGGGGGTCAATCCGCCCGGCTGGATCCTTGGGCACCTGGCCCTGGTGAACGACATGGCGACGGCCCGCCTCGGAGGCGAGGGGGGACTTGTCCCCGAGAGCTGGGCGGCCGAGTTCGGCCCCGGCAGCTCACCCGAGCCGATCGCCGACGCCTACCCGCCGATGGCGGAGCTGCTCGCTAAGCTGAACGAGACGGCCGACAACCTGGCGGCTCGGGCCGCCACCGTCGATCTCAGCACGCTGACCGAGGAGAACCCGTTCGAGCCGCTGCGCGCCGGGTTGCCGACGCTCGGCGACCTGATCGCGCACATCCTCTCGACGCACATTGGCATGCACGTCGGGCACCTCTCCAACTGGCGCCGCCAGATGGGCTTCCCGCCGCTGTTCTAG
- the tadA_1 gene encoding tRNA-specific adenosine deaminase has product MDEFLAAAIDEAKQGLTEGGIPIGSVLVIDDRIVGRGHNRRVQSGSAVLHAEMDALENAGRLTAADYQRATLYSTLSPCDMCSGASLLYKIPRIIVGENRTFQGPEAYLRERGVDLSIVDDAECVRLMEAFIADRPELWNEDIGV; this is encoded by the coding sequence ATGGACGAGTTCCTCGCCGCCGCGATCGACGAAGCCAAGCAAGGGCTCACCGAAGGAGGCATCCCGATCGGCTCGGTGCTGGTGATCGACGACCGGATCGTCGGCCGCGGGCACAACCGCCGGGTGCAGTCGGGCAGCGCCGTGCTGCACGCGGAGATGGACGCCCTGGAGAACGCCGGCCGGCTGACCGCGGCCGACTACCAGCGGGCGACGCTCTACAGCACCCTGTCGCCTTGTGACATGTGCAGCGGGGCGTCGCTGCTGTACAAGATCCCGCGGATCATCGTCGGCGAGAACCGCACGTTCCAAGGCCCCGAGGCGTACCTCCGCGAGCGGGGCGTCGATCTTTCCATCGTCGACGACGCCGAGTGCGTCCGGCTGATGGAGGCGTTCATCGCCGACCGCCCCGAGCTCTGGAACGAAGACATCGGCGTCTGA
- a CDS encoding cellulose synthase subunit BcsC, translated as MFSWLLRNPPTAPGELSPEWVAILRRNVWQYRWLPEPLRERLNKTVCEMVATRRWEGGGGLSVTDEMRLTVAGAAALLTLGHAEPFAFKGLPSIILYASGYTTPDGDRLGEAWHRGPIVLSWADTLRSARRAGRGNNLVLHEFAHHVDGLDGEMDGRPPLEPDADRRWRSVIHWEYDRLVARARRQEVTLLDHYGATNHAEFFAVATECFFERSHDLKAEHGELFELLGQLYGLDPTEWAPQPHRLARRRDATRVATPTYQVDVSDLGLSEADAAFSEGHVLMQHRRFDEAVEAFDRALRASPHDAEALAMRATARLEIDDFPAARADAERALEIEPDNLQAHLAMAECLVELEDYTAAEPHAKRALKLEADSIDAIFFCGLIALHSGRTREATRLLKRASLLDRFDDNTHYWLGSAYERAGDAAKAEHHFRRAEWLAAHPPEENEPEEEPDASD; from the coding sequence GTGTTCTCTTGGCTGCTCCGTAATCCGCCCACCGCCCCGGGCGAGCTGTCGCCCGAGTGGGTGGCCATCCTCCGCCGCAACGTCTGGCAGTACCGCTGGTTGCCCGAACCGTTGCGTGAACGGCTGAACAAAACCGTGTGCGAGATGGTCGCCACGCGTCGCTGGGAAGGGGGCGGCGGGCTGTCCGTGACCGACGAGATGCGTCTCACCGTGGCGGGCGCCGCCGCGCTGCTGACGCTCGGGCACGCGGAGCCGTTCGCGTTCAAGGGGCTGCCGTCGATCATCCTCTACGCGAGCGGCTACACGACGCCCGACGGCGATCGCCTCGGTGAGGCGTGGCATCGGGGGCCGATCGTCCTCTCCTGGGCGGACACGCTCCGCTCCGCCCGCCGCGCCGGGCGTGGCAACAACCTCGTGCTGCACGAGTTCGCCCACCACGTCGACGGCCTCGACGGCGAGATGGACGGCCGGCCGCCGCTCGAACCCGACGCCGACCGCCGCTGGCGTTCGGTCATCCACTGGGAGTACGACCGGCTCGTCGCGCGGGCCCGCCGCCAGGAGGTGACGCTGCTCGACCACTACGGCGCCACGAACCACGCCGAGTTCTTCGCGGTCGCGACCGAGTGCTTCTTCGAGCGCTCGCACGACCTGAAAGCGGAGCACGGCGAGCTGTTCGAACTGCTGGGGCAGCTCTACGGCCTCGACCCGACCGAGTGGGCGCCCCAACCGCACCGCTTGGCCCGCCGCCGCGACGCGACACGCGTCGCCACGCCCACCTACCAGGTCGACGTGAGCGACCTCGGCCTGAGCGAGGCCGACGCGGCGTTCTCGGAGGGGCACGTCCTGATGCAGCACCGGCGATTCGACGAGGCCGTTGAGGCCTTCGACCGCGCCCTTCGCGCCTCGCCCCACGACGCCGAGGCCCTCGCGATGCGGGCGACGGCGCGACTAGAGATCGACGACTTCCCCGCCGCCCGAGCCGACGCCGAACGGGCCCTTGAGATCGAGCCCGACAACCTGCAAGCCCACCTGGCGATGGCCGAGTGCCTAGTCGAACTGGAGGACTACACCGCCGCCGAGCCGCACGCGAAGCGGGCGCTCAAGCTCGAGGCGGACTCGATCGACGCGATCTTCTTCTGCGGGCTGATCGCGTTGCATTCGGGCCGCACCCGCGAGGCGACCCGGCTGCTGAAGCGGGCGTCGCTGCTCGATCGGTTCGACGACAACACGCACTACTGGCTCGGCAGCGCTTACGAGCGGGCGGGCGACGCGGCGAAGGCGGAGCACCACTTCCGCCGCGCCGAGTGGCTCGCCGCGCATCCGCCCGAAGAGAACGAGCCGGAGGAAGAACCCGATGCGTCTGATTGA
- the yncA gene encoding N-acyltransferase YncA, with protein sequence MRLIDADVSHLPAIRAIVNDVIASTNAIYEETPATEEETIAWFAAKRAKGFPVLVAIDETGVAGFASYGEFNPKSGYRDTVEHSLHVAPDRRGQGLGRRLLEAIEQRARDAGVRAMIGLIDSGNEPSRRLHTSAGYRLCGELPEIGHKFGRRLTVCYYVKHLESAAAEGTD encoded by the coding sequence ATGCGTCTGATTGACGCCGACGTGTCGCACCTGCCCGCGATTCGGGCGATCGTCAACGACGTGATCGCCAGCACCAACGCGATCTACGAAGAGACCCCCGCTACCGAGGAGGAGACCATCGCGTGGTTCGCCGCCAAGCGAGCCAAAGGCTTCCCGGTGCTGGTGGCGATCGACGAGACGGGCGTCGCCGGCTTCGCGAGCTACGGCGAGTTCAACCCGAAGTCGGGCTACCGCGACACCGTCGAGCACTCGCTCCACGTCGCGCCCGACCGCCGCGGGCAGGGCCTGGGGAGGCGATTGCTTGAAGCGATAGAACAGCGTGCCCGCGACGCCGGCGTGAGAGCCATGATCGGCCTCATCGACTCGGGCAACGAACCGAGCCGGCGATTGCACACATCGGCCGGCTATCGGCTGTGCGGCGAGCTGCCCGAGATCGGCCACAAGTTCGGGCGTCGGCTCACCGTCTGCTACTACGTGAAGCACCTCGAATCAGCGGCCGCCGAAGGCACTGACTGA
- the pkn1_1 gene encoding Serine/threonine-protein kinase pkn1, giving the protein MRPLSIALCLSLAGVALAADSSAPAVAKSDAESRVIERDGMVWVPGGEFAMGSTFRLARPNEKPIHQVCVDGFWMDQTEVTNAQFREFVEATGYVTIAEKPPELEEIMKQLPPGTPPPSKEQLVAASLVFSPPNRPVPLDNVQAWWRWVHGANWKHPQGPGSSIEGKDDYPAVHVSWFDATEYAKWAGKRLPTEAEWEFAARGGLDGKPFTWGDEPLSETDPQTNIWQGRFPDRNTGADGYTRAAPVKQFEPNGYGLYDMAGNVWEWTNDWFRHDAYALRVKRLGEGVVADNPTGPKKSFDPSQPYTPQRVTRGGSFLCSDSYCSSYRPAARMGTSPDTGLSHTGFRCVRSLEAGESAPE; this is encoded by the coding sequence ATGCGTCCCCTCTCGATCGCCCTCTGCCTGAGCCTCGCCGGTGTGGCCCTCGCCGCCGATTCCTCCGCGCCCGCGGTTGCCAAGTCGGACGCCGAGTCGCGCGTGATCGAGCGGGACGGGATGGTTTGGGTTCCCGGCGGGGAGTTCGCCATGGGGAGCACGTTCCGGCTGGCGCGGCCGAACGAGAAGCCGATCCACCAGGTGTGTGTCGACGGCTTCTGGATGGACCAAACCGAGGTCACGAACGCCCAGTTCCGGGAGTTTGTCGAGGCGACGGGCTACGTGACGATCGCCGAGAAGCCGCCGGAGCTGGAGGAGATCATGAAGCAGCTGCCGCCCGGCACGCCGCCGCCGAGCAAGGAGCAGCTGGTCGCCGCGTCGCTGGTGTTCAGCCCGCCGAACCGGCCCGTGCCGCTGGACAACGTGCAGGCGTGGTGGCGTTGGGTCCACGGGGCGAACTGGAAACACCCGCAGGGCCCGGGCAGCTCGATCGAGGGGAAGGACGACTACCCGGCGGTGCATGTCTCGTGGTTCGACGCGACCGAGTACGCCAAGTGGGCCGGCAAGCGGTTGCCGACCGAAGCCGAATGGGAGTTCGCCGCCCGCGGCGGCCTGGACGGCAAGCCGTTCACGTGGGGGGACGAGCCCCTCTCGGAGACCGACCCGCAGACCAACATCTGGCAGGGCCGTTTCCCGGACCGCAACACGGGCGCCGACGGCTACACCCGCGCGGCGCCGGTCAAGCAGTTCGAGCCGAACGGCTATGGCCTGTACGACATGGCGGGGAACGTCTGGGAATGGACCAACGACTGGTTCCGCCACGACGCCTACGCCCTGCGTGTGAAGCGGCTGGGCGAGGGGGTGGTCGCCGACAACCCGACGGGGCCCAAGAAGAGCTTCGACCCGTCGCAGCCCTACACGCCACAGCGCGTAACGCGCGGCGGGTCGTTCCTGTGCAGCGACTCGTACTGCAGCAGCTACCGGCCGGCGGCCCGGATGGGGACCAGCCCGGACACGGGGCTCTCGCACACGGGCTTCCGTTGTGTGCGATCGCTCGAAGCGGGTGAGTCGGCGCCCGAGTAG